The Legionella adelaidensis genome includes a window with the following:
- a CDS encoding MFS transporter, with protein sequence MVSAYIIFFLAASFYLYEFILQVAPSVMADPMMQTFQVTAEGFGVISAFYFYAYAPMQLPAGLLFDRYGPRKLMTAALLLCAFGSFFFASTDSIFTASIGRFLIGIGSAFSFIGVLVLLSRWFPPHHFAILAGIAQLMSSVGAMFGEVPLAALINHVGWRNASFILAAVGVVLALLLWLIIRDFPHQPTQAIPTRKFRDEWHRLMEVCRQRYTWTTGAYAFCIWTPIAVFAALWGVPYLEEKYQVSVVMASGLCSMIWLGIGIGSPLLGWFSDRFYSRRLALGISAVFGLTATVVLLYVPNVPLAWMYGVLFILGLGAGGQTVSFAVVKDNNPTHLVGTASGFNNLSVLLGGAIFQPLVGVILHRSDQWHLVAGVPVYNVESYQKALFIMPVCFLVSLLISLAMRETHPGSAVGSAKNKENIAVGLRQEL encoded by the coding sequence ATGGTAAGCGCTTACATTATTTTTTTCCTGGCCGCTTCTTTTTATTTATACGAATTTATTTTGCAGGTCGCGCCTAGTGTAATGGCAGATCCCATGATGCAAACGTTTCAAGTTACTGCGGAAGGTTTTGGGGTGATATCGGCTTTTTATTTTTATGCTTATGCCCCAATGCAGTTGCCGGCAGGTTTATTATTCGATCGGTACGGGCCAAGGAAGCTTATGACCGCCGCTTTGTTACTTTGTGCCTTCGGTTCTTTCTTTTTTGCTTCAACGGATAGCATCTTTACGGCCTCTATTGGTCGCTTTTTAATTGGGATTGGTAGTGCTTTTTCTTTTATTGGGGTATTAGTTCTTCTTTCACGTTGGTTTCCGCCCCACCATTTCGCCATTCTTGCTGGTATTGCCCAATTAATGAGTTCGGTTGGCGCAATGTTTGGGGAAGTGCCGTTGGCGGCTTTAATTAACCATGTGGGTTGGCGTAATGCAAGTTTTATTTTGGCTGCGGTCGGCGTCGTGTTGGCTTTGCTCTTATGGCTAATTATACGCGATTTTCCACATCAGCCTACCCAAGCCATCCCTACACGTAAATTTCGTGACGAATGGCATCGTTTAATGGAGGTTTGTCGTCAACGTTACACCTGGACAACAGGAGCCTATGCTTTTTGTATTTGGACGCCTATCGCTGTTTTTGCGGCATTATGGGGCGTGCCTTATTTAGAAGAAAAATACCAGGTGAGCGTGGTTATGGCCTCCGGCTTATGTAGTATGATTTGGCTAGGGATTGGAATTGGTAGTCCTCTACTGGGGTGGTTTAGCGATCGCTTTTATAGCCGCCGTTTAGCATTAGGCATTAGTGCAGTATTTGGCTTGACGGCGACCGTTGTCTTACTATATGTCCCTAATGTACCTCTCGCTTGGATGTATGGGGTTCTTTTCATTCTTGGTTTGGGAGCTGGTGGGCAAACTGTTAGTTTTGCTGTGGTTAAAGATAATAATCCTACGCATCTGGTTGGTACTGCATCAGGTTTTAATAATTTATCTGTTCTTTTAGGGGGCGCGATATTTCAGCCTTTGGTAGGAGTTATTCTGCACCGTAGCGACCAATGGCATTTAGTTGCAGGGGTACCAGTATACAATGTAGAAAGCTATCAAAAAGCGCTCTTTATTATGCCGGTGTGCTTTCTGGTTAGCCTGCTTATCTCTTTGGCGATGAGAGAGACCCACCCGGGGTCGGCTGTTGGTAGTGCGAAAAATAAAGAGAACATTGCAGTGGGGTTAAGGCAAGAGCTTTAG
- the hppD gene encoding 4-hydroxyphenylpyruvate dioxygenase, translating to MNNENPCGLDGFAFLEFSAPDAEMLHKQFKQMGFHPAKKHSTLDITLYTQDTIQFIVNAEAHSQAAQHAQIHGPGACAMGFKVHNAQKAFEHAIAHGAKAFHEDGPLDHKLPAIEAIGGSVIYFVDDTHQAFGHDWNQSKDASSKSSGLTAIDHLTHNVYRGNMDKWAKFYESIFNFKEIRFFNIVGKMTGLISRALASPCGKIKIPLNESKDDQSQIEEFLHEYKGEGIQHVALNTENIYQTVDSLRDNEVKFLDVPDTYYEMINNRIPWHQEPVNKLQERRILIDGEKDPDSGLLLQIFTENLFGPVFFEIIQRKGNQGFGEGNFQALFEAIERDQVKRGTLQAM from the coding sequence ATGAATAACGAAAATCCCTGTGGCTTGGATGGCTTTGCTTTTTTGGAGTTTTCTGCCCCTGACGCAGAAATGCTGCATAAACAGTTTAAACAGATGGGATTTCATCCGGCAAAAAAACATTCTACTCTGGATATTACTCTCTATACGCAAGATACCATTCAGTTCATTGTTAATGCTGAAGCACACTCACAAGCAGCTCAGCACGCACAAATCCATGGTCCAGGAGCTTGTGCGATGGGTTTTAAAGTCCATAATGCGCAGAAAGCCTTTGAGCACGCCATTGCCCATGGAGCAAAAGCATTTCACGAAGATGGCCCTCTTGATCATAAACTTCCCGCCATAGAAGCCATAGGGGGAAGCGTTATTTATTTTGTTGATGATACACACCAGGCTTTCGGCCATGACTGGAATCAATCGAAAGATGCTTCCTCGAAGTCTTCAGGATTAACCGCCATTGATCACCTTACCCACAATGTATATCGTGGCAACATGGATAAATGGGCCAAATTTTATGAGTCTATTTTTAATTTTAAAGAAATTCGTTTTTTTAATATTGTTGGCAAAATGACAGGTTTAATCAGCCGCGCTTTAGCAAGTCCGTGTGGAAAAATTAAAATTCCTCTCAATGAGTCTAAGGATGATCAATCACAAATTGAAGAATTTCTTCATGAATATAAAGGTGAAGGAATTCAGCATGTCGCTTTAAACACGGAAAATATTTATCAAACAGTTGATAGTTTAAGAGATAATGAGGTGAAATTTTTAGATGTTCCGGACACTTATTATGAAATGATTAATAATCGTATTCCCTGGCATCAAGAACCCGTAAATAAACTACAAGAACGACGCATTTTAATAGATGGGGAAAAAGATCCCGATAGTGGTCTTCTTTTACAAATTTTTACAGAAAATCTATTCGGTCCGGTATTCTTTGAAATTATTCAACGTAAAGGAAATCAAGGATTTGGTGAGGGTAATTTTCAAGCTTTATTTGAAGCAATTGAAAGAGATCAAGTTAAACGCGGCACTTTACAGGCAATGTAA
- the maiA gene encoding maleylacetoacetate isomerase has translation MKLYDYFRSSASYRVRIALNWKNISYETLSIHLINHGGEQHAPDYMQLNPQGLVPTLDENGHILSQSLAIIEYLEEISPTPPLLPQNPLAKAQVRSLSLIIASDIHPLNNLRVLNYLREKFNANEEQTREWYHHWLRLGFDALESRLQALPRKNPVCYGNDISLADICLVPQVYNAKRFEFPLENYPLIREINAYCESLPAFVEASPEAQEKHVELIK, from the coding sequence GTGAAACTTTATGATTATTTTCGCTCTTCAGCGAGTTATAGGGTAAGAATTGCATTAAATTGGAAGAATATCAGCTATGAGACACTCTCTATCCATTTAATCAACCATGGGGGCGAACAGCATGCTCCTGATTATATGCAATTAAACCCTCAAGGCTTGGTCCCTACTCTGGACGAAAACGGGCACATTTTAAGTCAATCATTAGCCATTATTGAGTACCTGGAAGAAATATCCCCTACTCCCCCTCTATTGCCGCAAAATCCTTTGGCTAAAGCCCAAGTGCGAAGCCTTTCTTTAATAATTGCCAGTGATATTCATCCTTTAAACAATCTTCGTGTTTTGAACTATTTACGTGAAAAATTTAATGCCAACGAGGAGCAGACAAGAGAGTGGTACCATCATTGGTTAAGATTGGGCTTTGATGCTTTGGAATCCCGCTTGCAAGCGTTACCACGTAAAAATCCCGTTTGTTATGGCAATGACATTAGTCTCGCAGACATTTGTCTAGTTCCTCAGGTTTATAATGCGAAAAGATTTGAATTTCCTTTAGAGAATTACCCGCTAATCAGAGAAATAAATGCCTACTGCGAAAGCTTACCAGCTTTTGTAGAAGCTTCTCCTGAGGCACAGGAAAAGCACGTAGAATTAATAAAGTAG
- a CDS encoding fumarylacetoacetate hydrolase family protein, translating into MKLATLKNPNSRDGKLCVVNRALTHAVDASHIAPNLQCALDNWGDVEDALLHIYHQLNEGMAHNSFPFNSLQTASPLPRAYQWADGSSYVNHVELVRKARGQELPANFWTDPLMYQGGSDGFIGPNDPILVREENYGVDFEAEVAIITNDVPMGITPEEAGKHIKLFMLVNDVSLRNLIPEELAKGFGFFQSKPASSFSPVAVTPDELLPHWDGERVHLPLYSYLNGELFGKPNAGKDMTFSFPELIAHAAKTRNLCSGTIIGSGTVSNEDRSNGSSCIAEKRMLEILKDGKATTSFMLFGDTIRIEMKNEKGENIFGSIDQELKQASLPVVQKTAKEQRETL; encoded by the coding sequence ATGAAATTAGCAACGTTAAAAAATCCCAATTCGCGCGACGGAAAACTTTGCGTAGTTAATCGCGCTTTAACACATGCAGTAGATGCCTCTCACATTGCCCCAAATTTACAGTGTGCTCTTGATAATTGGGGCGATGTAGAAGATGCCTTATTGCACATTTATCATCAGTTAAATGAAGGTATGGCACACAACAGTTTCCCTTTTAATAGTTTGCAAACGGCATCGCCCCTTCCCCGGGCCTACCAATGGGCAGATGGAAGCTCTTATGTAAACCATGTTGAACTGGTAAGAAAAGCTCGCGGTCAAGAATTGCCTGCTAATTTTTGGACCGATCCATTAATGTATCAAGGCGGCTCTGATGGATTTATAGGACCTAACGACCCCATCTTGGTAAGAGAGGAAAACTATGGAGTAGATTTCGAAGCAGAAGTTGCCATTATAACCAACGATGTACCTATGGGTATAACTCCAGAAGAGGCCGGCAAACATATTAAATTATTCATGTTGGTGAATGACGTATCTCTACGTAATCTAATTCCTGAGGAACTGGCTAAAGGATTCGGATTTTTCCAATCCAAACCTGCCAGTAGCTTTTCTCCCGTAGCGGTTACCCCTGATGAATTACTTCCCCATTGGGACGGAGAAAGAGTACATTTACCCTTATATAGCTATTTAAATGGCGAGTTATTTGGTAAACCTAATGCTGGTAAAGACATGACCTTCTCCTTTCCTGAGCTAATTGCCCATGCTGCAAAAACGAGAAATTTATGTTCAGGAACGATTATTGGTTCAGGGACTGTTTCTAATGAGGATCGCAGCAATGGATCATCGTGTATTGCTGAAAAAAGAATGTTAGAAATTTTAAAAGACGGGAAAGCAACGACTTCTTTTATGCTATTTGGCGACACCATTCGCATAGAAATGAAAAATGAAAAAGGGGAAAATATTTTTGGCTCAATTGATCAAGAGCTCAAACAAGCCTCTCTTCCTGTAGTACAAAAAACGGCCAAGGAACAACGTGAAACTTTATGA
- a CDS encoding class I SAM-dependent methyltransferase: protein MKHLNLNPELYEYMLDVSLHEHPILAELREETAKLPLANMQISSFQAQFMQLLLRILQAKRVLELGTFTGYSALAMALMLPEDGKVITCDISEQWTKLAPSYWKKAKQDKKIDLRLAPALETLEKLISQGEEKSFDFIFIDADKTNYIPYYEYALKLIKPHGLIAIDNVFWDGKVIDPAETGGQTREIRKLNELIKNDSRVFSSLLPIADGLFLVQPIN, encoded by the coding sequence ATAAAACATTTAAATTTGAATCCAGAACTTTATGAATACATGTTAGATGTCTCCCTGCATGAACACCCTATATTGGCAGAACTACGAGAAGAGACGGCAAAATTACCTTTGGCAAATATGCAAATTTCTTCTTTTCAGGCGCAATTTATGCAGTTATTGCTACGTATTTTGCAAGCAAAGAGGGTTTTGGAGTTAGGAACTTTTACCGGATATAGCGCATTAGCAATGGCTTTAATGCTTCCGGAAGATGGGAAAGTGATTACTTGTGATATTAGTGAGCAGTGGACAAAGCTCGCTCCTTCTTATTGGAAAAAAGCGAAACAAGATAAAAAAATTGATTTGCGTTTAGCTCCCGCACTGGAAACGTTAGAAAAGCTAATTTCTCAAGGTGAAGAAAAAAGCTTTGATTTTATTTTTATCGATGCGGATAAAACAAATTATATTCCCTATTATGAATATGCCCTAAAGCTGATAAAACCCCACGGTTTAATTGCTATTGATAATGTATTCTGGGATGGGAAAGTAATTGATCCTGCTGAAACTGGTGGACAAACTCGAGAAATCCGCAAACTAAATGAGTTAATTAAAAATGACTCACGGGTATTTTCCAGCTTATTACCCATTGCCGATGGATTATTTCTAGTGCAGCCAATAAATTAG